Genomic DNA from Streptomyces sp. GS7:
AACTTCGAGGCGCAGTACGAGGGGCGGCCGTACCGGATCGGCCGTGCCTGGGAGGAGCATGACGACATGGTGGCCGCCGAGTTGCCCACCCAGCGCCTGACCGAGGCCGCCCGGCTCGTACGGAGCGTCGCCTCGCAGGCCTTGGACATGTCGAGACTGCCCGGGCAGTTGGGGCCGGACGGCTTCTGGCATGTTGCGCCCGGCGATGTGCCGTCCCGTTTCGGGCTGTTGGAGGAGCTCCGGGACGAGCTGCGGCCCGCGGTCACCGGTTTCTGGCAGGGGCTGCGCGAAGCCGTGGCCCGGGACAGACGATCGAGGTAACCCCTGTGAAAGCGTGTGTGACCGGAGCTTCCGGACTTGTCGGTGGCCAGGTGGTGCGGGCCCTGTGGGGCGCCGGCCATGAGGTGCGGGCGCTGGTCCGCCGGAGCGGCGACACGCGGCAACTCCACGCGCTCGGCGTCCCCGTGGTCCACGCGGATCTCCGGGCCCCCGCCACCTTGCGGCCCGCGTTCGAGGGCTGCGAGACGGTGTTCCACTGCGCCGCCGTCTTCACGTACTGGGACGTCACGCGGGAGGAACTGGCCCGGGCCAACGTGGCGGGCACCCGTGAGGTGCTGCAGGCGGCTGCGGCGGCGGGGGTCCGGCGGGTGGTGGTGACCTCGTCGTCGGTCACCTGCGGATCGTCCGACGGCCCGGCGTCCCGCGACGAGAACGGGATGCCGGGCGAGGAGTATCTGCCGGACTACTTCCTCACCAAGCTGGAACAGGAGCGGACAGCGCTCGCTCTGGGCGCCGGACTGGGGCTGGAGGTGGTGGCCGCCTGCCCGACCATCGTGGTCGGCGGGCCCGACCGGCGGCTGGTCCCCAGCAACGCACTGCTCACCCGCTATCTGGCCGATCCGCTGCGCACCACCTACCCGGGCGGATGCAACATCGTCTCCGTCCGCGACGTCGCCGAGGGCCACGTGCTGCTCGCGGAGCACGGAACCGCCGGGGAACGCTATCTGCTGGGCGGTGAGAACTGGGCGTGGCGGACCATCCACCAGACCGTCTCGGAGCTGTGCGGCACTCATGGGCCGTGGGCCACCGCCACGCACACCGGCGCCTACGTGGCGGCGACGCTGGCGGAGATCCGGGCGGTGCTGGGCGCCCGGACCCCGTCGACCACCCGCGCGGAGGCCCGGACGATGGGCCGGTACTACTGGTACCGGCACGACAAGGCCGCCGTTCTGGGGTACACACCGCGGCCCGCGCGCCAGGCGCTCGCCGAGGCGCTCGGCTGGCTGGTGACCAGCCCGCATGTACCGGACCGGATCAGGTCCGGACTGCGGCCGCATCCGGAAGTCATGGCCACGCGGGAACTGGTCCCCCGGCAGCTGGACGAGCAAGCCGGAGCACTCAACTGAGCCGATTCCCCGGTCAGTTCAGCGCGCGACGGGCGCACGGTGCGGCGGCGGTGCCCGTCACCGTACGCCGGCCGACCCGGTCACCGCCGTCATCGCTTCGTACCCCTGGAGCGGGGCGGGGGATCCGCCTTGGTGCCCGCTCCGCCACCGCCCTTGCCGTCCGGCACCGTAGCCGGTGCGGACGCGCGCAACTGCTCGCAGAGGCGCTGTTCGTGCTCCCGGGTCAGCTCCGCCACGTTCCGGGCGTAGTCGATACCGAGTCCGCCCAGTGCCGAGGCGAACTTCACGCCCTCGTCGCCGACGAACTCCCAGTACGCCCTGTTGACCTCGCCCCAGGTGGGTTTGCCGTTGAGCAGCCCGGTCACCAACTCCGCGTAGTCACCCCACATCGCGGTCTGGAGTTCGGCGATCCGGACGGCTGCGGTCCGGAAGTGTTCCCAGCTTCGCCGGAGTTCGGCGGCCAGCTCTTCGGTCGTCTCGGTGCTCATGAACACTCCTCAGGTCGGGCCCCGGCGGGAGCCGGAACCGGGCTCAGCAGGGTGCTGTGGTGGAACCCCAGCCGGGGATCGGTCCAGACAGGCAGATCGGGAAGGTACGCGCGCAGCTCCGGCATCTCGACCCGGAGCCGCACGGCATTGGCGGGATAGTCGTAGACGGTGATCGTGTTGAGTCCGCGGTTGGCGGTGAACAGCAGCTTCTGGTCGGCGGAGAGCTGGCAGGCGTAGACCGAGTCGAGCAGCGTGCCGCGCGTGACGCGCAACGCGCCGACGAAGTGCCTGCTGCTCGGTACGGGGGACCCCCGGGTGAAAGCGTCGGTGACCTGCCGGGCGGCCTGCCGGGCGGAGCGCATCTGCGCGGACAGTCCCGGCCGTTCGTCGATGACGCGGTACGAGGTGAAGTCGGCGAGGTCGATCATGACGATGGTGCCGCTGCCGCCGTTGCAGTAGATCAGCTCGCGGTCCGAGACGCACACGTCCGAGTTGATGTGCGCGGGCACGTTCTGACCGCAGTTCCAGTGCCGCAGGATCTGCCCGCTGGCGGCGTCGATCTCGAACACGTACTCCTTGAAGTACGCCATGGCCCATTCGTGCCAGTCCCGGCCCTCCTGGGGAAGGACCCGGAAGGACAGTGCGTAGAAGACGTCCTCGTACGGATGGCAGGCCACGTGCCAGCAGGTCGTCGGCAGGGGGACCCTCCGGGCGACGCGTCTTTCGAGGTCGAAGATGCCGACCTCGGCGGCCTCGCCCCGACCCGGATGGTCCATCCCTCCGTAGACGAGATAGCGGCCGGAGGCGGTGCGTTTCATGGCATGCGGAAGTTTGAGCAGGTGATCGCCGATGCGCTCGGCCTTGGTCGGGCGGTCGAGGTCCACCAGCCAGAAACCGTCGCCGATCGCCGTGACGCCCTGGGTGTTGTCGAGCCACACCATGTGCGTGCTGCTCTTGATGGACGCGTCGGGAGTTTCGAACCGCAGGGTGGAGACCCGCTCGCGCTCGTCCAGTGAATGGACGTCGTAGAACATGAGCTGTTGCCCGGCATTGCCCAGGAACCCGGATTTCCGGTCGGGCGTGATGCTGATGGCATGGCCCCCGGCCACACCGTCGTAGTACTGGACGCGGTAGGCGTATGCGCCGCTGTCCGGGTCGTAGCGGAAGACGCAGACACCCGCCGCACCCTCCAGACCGTTCAGGCCGTTGCCGTCGAGGGCGATGTGGAAGGCGTAGGGGTAGCGGTCGGTAGATGCACCCATCATGGACCGTCCTACCGTGGTGACACCGCGTCGCTTGCGGGGGGTTCCTCCATGCGCCCAGCCTCCATGGATCATCGTACGAGGGGTGCGGCCGGGCCGCATGTCGTGCGAAAGCGGTTCGCCGTGCCGGCGAACACGTTCCCCGGTCCCTGCCCACATCGTCGTTTCCGGCAACGCGTCACGTCCCGACGGGAACGGTGCGGGCGGATCGGCGTGCCGTACCCGATGCCTCCGCCGTGCTCGCGGGAGCAGGACCGGAGGGCATGTCGAGGCGGTCCGGCACTCGCCCCATCATCTCACCAAGGGTGTGCGAGACCGCGCGTTGAGCGGCC
This window encodes:
- a CDS encoding NAD-dependent epimerase/dehydratase family protein is translated as MTGASGLVGGQVVRALWGAGHEVRALVRRSGDTRQLHALGVPVVHADLRAPATLRPAFEGCETVFHCAAVFTYWDVTREELARANVAGTREVLQAAAAAGVRRVVVTSSSVTCGSSDGPASRDENGMPGEEYLPDYFLTKLEQERTALALGAGLGLEVVAACPTIVVGGPDRRLVPSNALLTRYLADPLRTTYPGGCNIVSVRDVAEGHVLLAEHGTAGERYLLGGENWAWRTIHQTVSELCGTHGPWATATHTGAYVAATLAEIRAVLGARTPSTTRAEARTMGRYYWYRHDKAAVLGYTPRPARQALAEALGWLVTSPHVPDRIRSGLRPHPEVMATRELVPRQLDEQAGALN